A portion of the Maylandia zebra isolate NMK-2024a linkage group LG9, Mzebra_GT3a, whole genome shotgun sequence genome contains these proteins:
- the LOC111501677 gene encoding uncharacterized protein LOC111501677: MGSGVLYVFAGIFRKNAYGYVYCSPAVLPHGFFVTFCLNLGVNIGWLLLWDRKYTPAALAFLILIALTNYAVIYFSCHGLHNYGAWLNKYHRTDLLLHHLLIQNGIAIYATWTTIASLLNLTIVLTYDASMSHADGATLALSVLSIVLIAWFILENSILEKYVRFIFSIYPTVIWALTGVFTKNYNTAAPTRNNIFIAALLGVACALCATRICLVIWRQMKKPLYEDVNPDKMSPMENLEKQKKIFK; encoded by the exons ATGGGTTCAGGGGTGCTCTATGTCTTTGCAGGCATCTTTAGGAA GAATGCCTATGGTTATGTCTACTGCAGCCCTGCAGTTTTGCCACACGGATTTTTTGTAACTTTTTGCTTAAATCTGGGCGTCAATATTGGATGGTTGCTCCTGTGGGACAGAAA GTACACACCTGCTGCGCTGGCTTTCCTCATCCTAATCGCTTTGACTAACTACGCTGTAATATACTTCTCCTGCCACGGTCTGCATAACTATGGAGCTTGGCTCAACAAATACCACAGAACAGACCTGTTGCTCCATCATCTGCTG ATTCAGAACGGCATTGCCATCTATGCAACGTGGACAACTATTGCCTCCCTGCTTAACCTGACCATTGTGCTGACGTATGATGCAAGCATGTCCCACGCTGACGGCGCCACTCTTGCTCTTTCTGTTTTGTCCATTGTGCTGATAGCGTG GTTCATCCTGGAAAACTCCATTCTTGAAAAATATGTGAGATTCATCTTCAGCATTTACCCCACTGTGATTTGGGCGCTGACAGGGGTGTTCACCAAAAACTACAACACCGCAGCTCCTACCCGCAACAACATCTTTATCG CTGCCCTGCTGGGTGTAGCCTGTGCCCTGTGTGCCACTCGGATATGTTTGGTCATTTGGAGGCAAATGAAAAAGCCGCTTTACGAAGACGTAAACCCTGACAAAATGTCTCCGATGGAGAATTTAGAGAAGCAGAAAAAGATATTTAAGTGA